Proteins encoded by one window of Silvibacterium dinghuense:
- a CDS encoding TIGR03435 family protein yields MRFEVTSIRPVRPGVIGEGVNFNPSPTGFTANLTVWMMVAIAYAPDDNSWETFPILHMPKWMYTPDWYTIRARVSEADEAAWRDQGPRHELLRAAMRDLLKTRCHLEAHTVPAEFTDYTLVVGPKGLTGMKPSDPKAPLPAGGIPFASGGEKKLEWSNGRTVVHFYGVQVAGLAEFLQQMSPSRQVHDRTGLTGRYDFTMTSAGNNPTHDRDLEILLWPVKPLGLELKTGKYEGFKLVIDHMDKPTDNDE; encoded by the coding sequence ATGCGGTTCGAGGTCACCTCCATTCGTCCGGTCCGGCCGGGCGTCATCGGCGAGGGCGTCAACTTCAATCCTTCACCGACCGGCTTCACTGCGAACCTGACGGTGTGGATGATGGTGGCGATCGCCTACGCGCCCGACGACAACTCGTGGGAAACCTTCCCCATCCTGCACATGCCGAAGTGGATGTACACCCCGGACTGGTACACGATTCGCGCGCGTGTTTCCGAGGCCGACGAGGCGGCGTGGCGCGACCAGGGCCCTCGCCATGAACTGCTGAGGGCGGCCATGCGGGACCTGCTAAAGACCCGCTGCCACCTCGAAGCCCACACCGTGCCCGCCGAGTTTACCGACTACACGCTGGTGGTCGGTCCCAAGGGCCTCACCGGCATGAAGCCCTCCGATCCGAAAGCGCCACTGCCGGCTGGAGGCATACCCTTCGCCTCGGGTGGCGAGAAGAAGCTCGAGTGGTCGAACGGGCGGACGGTCGTACACTTCTACGGCGTCCAGGTGGCCGGGCTGGCCGAATTCCTGCAGCAGATGTCGCCCAGCCGGCAGGTCCACGACCGTACTGGCCTGACCGGGCGCTATGATTTCACCATGACCTCGGCGGGCAACAACCCCACGCATGACCGCGATCTTGAAATTCTCCTCTGGCCGGTGAAGCCGCTGGGGCTCGAGCTGAAGACAGGGAAGTACGAGGGCTTCAAGCTGGTGATCGACCACATGGACAAGCCGACCGATAACGACGAGTAG
- the cyaY gene encoding iron donor protein CyaY, whose translation MLDETTFRRHADQAIESLKRSLIDAEEDGGFEVEEQGGVLNIVFEEPPAKFVLTPNAPVRQIWISALSTSFKLEWSEEASAFVLPKDSTPLKPLMARLINEQLGGGSVTLN comes from the coding sequence ATGCTCGACGAAACCACCTTCCGCCGCCACGCCGACCAGGCCATCGAATCCCTCAAGCGCTCTCTCATCGACGCCGAAGAAGACGGCGGCTTCGAGGTCGAGGAGCAGGGCGGCGTCCTCAATATCGTCTTCGAGGAACCGCCGGCCAAGTTTGTCCTCACGCCGAATGCGCCCGTCCGCCAGATCTGGATTTCCGCTCTCTCCACCAGCTTCAAGCTTGAATGGTCGGAGGAAGCTTCCGCCTTCGTTCTGCCAAAGGATTCCACTCCGCTCAAGCCATTGATGGCTCGCCTCATCAACGAGCAACTCGGTGGCGGCAGCGTCACACTTAACTAG